One Synechococcus sp. UW179A DNA window includes the following coding sequences:
- the rpsO gene encoding 30S ribosomal protein S15 gives MSLDTTEKQQLINTHQTHATDTGSAEVQVAMLSERISKLSSHLQQNTHDYSSRQGLLKMIGRRKRLLSYVRGKSEQRYTSLIAKLGIRG, from the coding sequence ATGTCGCTCGATACCACCGAAAAGCAGCAGCTGATCAACACCCACCAGACCCATGCCACCGATACCGGGTCGGCTGAGGTACAGGTGGCCATGCTGAGCGAGCGCATTTCGAAGCTCAGCAGCCACCTCCAGCAGAACACCCACGACTACTCATCCCGTCAGGGACTGTTGAAGATGATCGGCCGCCGCAAGCGCCTGCTCAGCTACGTGAGAGGCAAGAGTGAGCAGCGCTACACGAGCCTCATCGCCAAACTGGGGATCCGCGGCTGA
- a CDS encoding PAM68 family protein yields the protein MAEKRDPLPFEPRRSAPETNRNQAIPKEVANRMARRVAIATGVPSLMGMAVFVISYLVVSRGILDVPPSLTLLGSGFFFLLGLVGLSYGVLSASWESQPGTLLGLEHLKPNLQRLRSSVKAQKQA from the coding sequence ATGGCTGAAAAGCGCGATCCTCTTCCCTTTGAACCGCGTCGTTCAGCTCCAGAGACCAACCGGAATCAAGCGATTCCCAAAGAAGTGGCCAATAGGATGGCCCGACGCGTTGCCATTGCCACAGGGGTTCCTTCCTTGATGGGGATGGCCGTTTTTGTGATCAGCTATCTCGTGGTGAGTCGGGGCATTCTCGATGTTCCTCCGAGCCTTACCCTCTTGGGCTCGGGATTCTTCTTTCTGTTGGGCCTGGTCGGCCTGAGCTACGGGGTTCTATCCGCAAGCTGGGAATCCCAGCCGGGAACACTGCTGGGATTAGAGCACCTGAAGCCGAACCTGCAACGTCTGCGCAGCTCTGTTAAAGCCCAGAAACAGGCCTGA